The Tamandua tetradactyla isolate mTamTet1 chromosome 6, mTamTet1.pri, whole genome shotgun sequence genome contains the following window.
AGTAATTCATAGCCCCTGCCAGGGGAAAGCCTAAGGCTGTGAGTCTGCTGAAGTGTTGCCATGATTTGCTTTTTCTCCAGAGACAGAATGCTTCAGAAACTGACCCGTAGCACCGATGTATAATCTTGATCTCATGGGccatttctgaaaaagaagatTTAAACAAGAAACCCGAGAATCCAAAAGTTAGTATCTATGACATATATAGCATAGACTGCAATCCTAAAAATTCCAAATATCCCAATGTAAATGCAATAAGCAATATTATATAGCCAGTACAATTATAATTAAGAAGTCTAAGGGAcgacatgaaaaatatttattaatgctaacaataaaagtaaaaatatacccAAAGTTTGTTTataattgtataaaataatatgtgtgcatgtatataagAAGTGTAATAAATCATGGACAATGAATATGGTTTATATAGTGTAAAAAAATGTATCCACCCAGCATGTTTTAATTTCAAACTAAGCCTAAAAGAAGATTAAGCCTAAAACTAGACCCCtgaatttaaagatattttttaaagttatggcTGGTAAATATTATGTGTCTACAATTATTAAAGAAACATAACAACCATGTATATGTTTTATCCAGCTTAGCACACAAATCTGCGTAGCTGTGACTATAAGAGTGTTGGTGTGGGAGAGCTAGAGTATCCAGATTGAACATCTGGGAATAGTGGCATCATGTGTCTCTAACCTTTTGGTAAGCATCACATTTGTATTACTGACTGTAGTATTTCTAAATTCATCTTTATGATGGATCTCTGAAACAGAATTTATTCCCAGATAGGTATAATGATGAAAGACATTACAAAAGTAGTACCTTCAGAATGAACCTCTTTTTTTGTGAGAGGGTGGTCATCATATAACAAATTTAGTTCTAAGGTATTTTGAGTACTCAGAGAAACACTACATTTTATATAAAGATAACTCTTTACACTAAAAACACACAACTCCCCCAAGTCAGCACCTGGGTCCTACACAGCAAATTCCACAGTGGCTATCTGTCATCATCAATGAACATTCATAGGCAAGCTATTGGGTATACAGCACCATGAAGTGTTCTTACATGCCCGGCAGATAATCCACAGTATTCCAATAGAGGCACCGTTTGTAAGAAGCCAAAGAATATAAGAGCCCTGGGTTCTCAACCCAAGATGCATATTATATCACCCAGGAaacttttaaaatgctgataCCTAATtaagccaggagagtggatctcTTCTGCAGAAATAAAGAGCGTAAGGCAGAGTTAGAGCTTAGCTGGGGTAATACCAGGCTTCATTACACTTTTGAGTACAGTTTTCATCACCTAAACTTGGATTCCAGATGTAAAACACAGCCATGAGGAATATAAATAGGTGTGTGATATTATGTGGAAAGTTTCTGTTCTGTGTCTCCAGATGTTGGAAGTGAATTTGCTCGTATGTCATTCAGATCATTTAAGAGTCCTAAATTCAGATTATTCTGACTAGGAATTCATACTTTaaatacagataaaatataaaatttatattacttGGGATTTAAAATGGTCAACTCCTATATAACCTTGCTATGTAGATTAATAAATCTGTATGATATATTAGATAGTACTACGATTGATACTGTGCTGCTTATTTTTACAAATCcatttcagtttgtttttgtattgttttttaacacacacatgcattcttATACATTCTGGTCATCTGAGATGTTTTAGGAAGGCTGGATATCTCAGGATCTGACATGGTTAGATTATCCCACATTATCCTGGAGAACCCAATGCTATAATTAATAGCATAGGGCAGAAATCCTTAATTTCCAGGGCAGAATATTTAGCATATTACaaaccagtgattctcaacctttTAAACCCCTGCTCCATTTTCATAAGCATAAAAACCTCATGATCAATCACAAGTGTAACATAAGAACttaaagcaaattaaataaatctaaaaccaagtaaaataaaaatcctaCTGAATGCTCTCCTCAAAATTCTGCTCCTGGTTGCACTGTTGTTGAAACTGTCTCTAAATTATGCAACCAAGCATGGAGAAAAATGAGGGTGTCTGTCCTTAAGTCCTTACTAGAGCACAAGTAGTTAATGGAGCAAatctaaaaatgtttatgtggatTTTTGCCTCAATTTATGATTTAATCAAACAAtaaaactgttctttcccaaaACTTGGATTTTCAAAATGGTTTGTGATGATTTTAGTAAACTCAATTTAATGTAGACACACAAATAGtattaagagatagaaattaaaaggtaaatataATATTGTTTAATCTTTACATGGCAGCATgctgcaaaaacaacaacaaaaacagttgACTCATTTACATTTCACTTCTCAATGATTTGTTTCAGCATTGTGTGGATTAATACAATCCTGAGCTATACTTTCCCTAAGGCATATTTAAAGCCAATGGAGCAtcatcaaacttaaaaaaaaatctagggaaTTCACATAATTAACCAGAACTGAACCCAGAAAtaaaaggccttaaaaatgtaagCCTGTTTTTAGGAGATAAATGAGCCCCAAACAATAAaaaccctgtatttttttttaacttttaattgtaGTGACATATGTACTattcaaaatttcctattttaatgaCTTTCACATATActattcagtgatattaattacactattttatttttaatgtattgtttATGAATAGAATCAACAGTGATTCTCAACAGGTGAGacagttaataaaaataatctgtgCTTTCCCCCTACATAAGCATCTGAAATGTACTCCTGTTCTCTTGCAAAAACACTGCCCTTTGGGCTACTGGTGTTGACTGGAGTCAGCTGCATCACAAAGGCATAAAAACCTCTATTTTAGGCTATGCCCCAGGATCCTAGTCTCTTAAACCTTCCAGTTTCATTGGAAATACTCAGATACACTTAATGTAAATTTCCCCACAGTGCTAATGAGCTAACAATACCGTTGAAAACTGATGGTTCTATATGATGGCCCTGAAATATTTGTGAAAAGATCTTTGATCAGAGTAAGACTAAGTAACACTATGTTGTAAGGTggaaaaataaagtcattttagaacattttactAAAAAACAGTTTATGATGAGCTTTCAAGTAATCAAAAAGTTCAAATAAtcagaatatttttattccttttgcattagataaataaaaatggactTTATGTTTAAACATTTTGAGAGTGTCTGTAAAATAATATGCTACAGGCCATTTCaattatgtatataaaatctctttccttggATTTTCATAGAAAGTGGTTATGGCTTTTATGACACATACAACATTCTGCCTTAAAATACTGTATTATTGTcttttctcaaatatattttcacataGGGAATGGGCTGAATTCTATCCATAATTGTTATTTGCTCTCCTAACTCATGTtttgcacatagtaggcacttggcaaatattttatttttaaagcagattAGTCATTTGACCAACCATCaacaatttcagttttaaaaggtTATTTTGGCTTTCTATCATTATTTCTAGACTTgtcttttaaagtaaaaataattgattcagaGGACGAATGAGATTTAATTTcccttaaaataattataagactACAAAAACACAGTATACAAATCAAGCCCAAAAAAGTACTGTTAAGTTCATTGTTAAATGAAAATGGTGGCTCCTAatattattcattcaaaaaagcATTGCAACTATACCAACGCTAAATGTCAGTAATAAGGGGTTAAAAGGGGTGTGAggttttttctttggaagaaatgagaaccTTCTCATATTAACTgtaatgaatacataactatatgCCTATACCAAGAACCATTGCTTGTACATTTAGGATAGattgtatgttgtgtgaataaaatttttaacaaacaaaacaaaacaaaaataataggggtgataaagagtatgggatgtttttgagttttcttttcaatttttatttcttttttttttgagcaatgaacgttttctaaaattgattgtagtgcacaactatgtgatgatactgtgagccaatagTTGTAAACTTTGGATTAATCaataaaattggatttttttttttaaaaaagcactgcaagaaaccaaaatgaaaaacacCTTTCTTATACTGAATTCTATCTCCCCAAAAGAGATATTTAACAGATGCTTTTTGtattaaaatctatttaaaattaaaataaaccacTTTTCTTAGAATATATGGCAAATGTCAAGTCAAAAGAAGTCTAACattaagatatatttaaataGCAAACTAATGCACACTGTAACATAAAACCACTTAATAATGAATGACTTTTCAGCTGAGAATATGCTATAGAGCTTGTGAATGGGGCAGAATCtatcataattataaataaatgctatttcatatatttaagtatttgaaaTGGTTTTAATCCACCATCTTGATTATATTACAAAGTGAATTTTGATAAAGCTCATCACAGAATTGTGAGTTCAGTTACATTTAGAGGGTATGTTTTAACATAGTTCAATGATGATTATTCAGTAATTTATCTAAAACTGATATTATACTTAATTCTAAATCCTAAATTTGaattttgtgtctgtgtgtggcaAAATGCCTCAGAATGGTAGaactaaaaatctgaaaatttaggtttagaaaatataaagattatGCATTTTGAACAGAAAACTAGATCAAAGTAGGGTTTCAATACGAGAAAAGGACAATGCTGAGTCTAAATACTGCAATTTAGATATAAACTGTAATCATAAATAACACATAAAATGAAAGGTGTGACCATTTCACCTACATGTAATTTAAAGGCATTATACAAAAGGATCTCTCAGCTAATTTTGTACCTTACATAATTTTAATCTAACAGTTGGTCAAATCACCAATATACATTCCAACCTATTATGGAAACTACATAAACAAACACATTATAGTTTTTCTAACATTCTTGGTAACTGTCTGGTGCATGATATTTAGCCGttatttaaaagactgaaaatttgcTCCATGGGAATGCAGAACGGTTTCAATTTTTCTTAACACCTTTAACCAAAGTTTTTCAATAGCAGTTTCCTAGGAGTCCTTAAGGACAGATCATTCGATCATTCTATTTAATTTGTGAACGTTAAAAACCTTTCAAACATCCGAAAAGAACCACATTGGAGTGTAATTATTTAAGTGAAAAGCACTATGAAATTCTCAAAGGTTATAAACGTAACTCTGATATTAAAAATCATGAGGATGTCCAACCAAACACTCCACCAAGCTAGCCCCAAGAAATTTCTCATCTTGGAAGCCACATACTGGAGGCTGCCGAATAAGGGGCGCAAGACCTCTACCCAAACCACCGGTGTATACCTCCTCCCTCCCTACCTGCGAACCGCCGAGGAGTAACCTCTTCCCGGGTGGACCTCTCACCCCAAGGAGGGCGAGAGCGCGCGGGCATCTGCTCCCCGCCCCAGCTCCGCTGAGCACCCAGCCCGCCTACCTTGACCGGGTGCAGGTAGCCGTCGCCGCGTAGGACGCCCAGGCCGGGCTCCGCCGGCACCTCGGTGTCATCCTGGAGGCTGCGGGTGAGGTGCGCGATGTAGGTGGTGGCCAGCAGCAGCACGTCCAGCTTGGAGAGCTTGGTGTCCGGTGGCACCGACGGCAGCGTGCGCTGCAGCTCCAGGAAAGCATGCCGCAGGGTCTGCACGCGGCTGCGCTCCCGCGCCGCGTTAGCTGCCGCCGGCCGCCCGCCCCCGGAACGCGAGCCGCCGCCTGGGCCCGCCGGACCCAGTCCCGTCCCGCCTGGGCTCAAGTCGCGGGCGGCGGGCACGGTCTCCGTGCCCAGGGGACTATCTGCGAGGCCGTCGCGGTCCATGGCGGCTTCCCGCGCCTCGCGCGCTGCAAAGAAAAGAAGGCGCGGTGAGGCCGGGCGCTGCGGAGCGGCTCTCTCCCTGGTCCTGCGCGCTGGAGCCCGACGCCCGTAGCGACTCAGGCTCGTTTTTTGGAATTGACTAGTTTGAAATGGGTGCGTTTCGCGTCTCGGCGTCTGGGAACAGGTAAAGATCGAGCGTCCCTGGCCTTCTTAGTAAGGTTCGAGAAGCGCGAGATGCCAGCTTTCTATTTCCACGCACCAATTAAGGTAAGGGGCTGTTTTATCGCAGAAGGAGAACTCGGAAGTACTACAGGTCGATCTTATTCGCCTTCGGCAATGTTATGCCTTCGGCAATGTTATCCCTCCGGCCCCTCAGAAGGGGTAGCGCGCATCGGCTCTCGCGGAGCGCGCCATAGGATGCCCTGCCCTTACCCTCGTTCTCCAGGTCCAGACCCTGGATGTGGCGGCAGGAGTACCAGGAGTTTGTCCGAAGGGGCCAGGGGGCCCCTCGCCTCACCTAGGGCTAAGGCACCCAACACTCCTCAAGGCAGGGACCGCGGTGCGTGGGTCGGGCTGAGGCGCGTGCGGCGGCCCTGCCGAAAGCTCACCTTTACCGGGGCGGCCGTGGGGCGCTCGGCTTCGCTGTGGCTGTGAGCGATGGGCGTCAAGCTCGGTCTGCGTGGCCAGGACCGCGCGGGTCACTCCATCCTCGTCCCGCCGAAGTCGGCGGCAGCTCCCGGCCCCTGCTGACGGCGCCTTTTATGCGGGCGCCCCTCGCAGCCGGGCGGATTGGCGGGCCGGGATAGTATCCGGTGGTTCTGGCAGGTCGGTGGAAGTCCGCGCCCACCTGAGGGACCCCGCGGGGAGTTGCGGCGCACGAAGCCGTCCCCTCTATGGGACAGACATTAATCAAACCTCACGGCGGGGCGGGGCACCCCTAGGGCCCGCCTCCGGCCCGCTCCGCCCCTCGTCTCCCTTTAGGCTGGAGGCAGCAGCCGGGCTTTCTGCGTCCCCCGGGTTGGCGGCGGTTACCCGAAGACGGCCGTCGGGTGCCGGTCTGGCCTCAGAGTCGGTGGCGCGTCCTTGAGAGTCACGTCGCCTTGTCATCGCCTTCCTCGGGGCCGGTTCCGAGCCCGGTCGGATCCCCGGGCCCTCCCAGCGCTGAGACCGGGCGAAGGCGGGAACGCTTCGATTTCGTGGAGT
Protein-coding sequences here:
- the TCF24 gene encoding transcription factor 24 gives rise to the protein MDRDGLADSPLGTETVPAARDLSPGGTGLGPAGPGGGSRSGGGRPAAANAARERSRVQTLRHAFLELQRTLPSVPPDTKLSKLDVLLLATTYIAHLTRSLQDDTEVPAEPGLGVLRGDGYLHPVKKWPMRSRLYIGATGQFLKHSVSGEKANHGNTSADSQP